In Stieleria varia, one genomic interval encodes:
- a CDS encoding ATPase yields MATWINPQSCRSLAVLVETVTAPMLIAHKAPVCLEMDIPTGIPVPTNPEQTAELLRVLTAQALAEMPDGGDLTFTGCETSQGIELEVADTGCRIEEREKRLPMVAAAIDAKLLWQNCPQGGAAVTICLPRASGQRRMAA; encoded by the coding sequence ATGGCCACTTGGATCAATCCTCAGTCTTGTCGATCGCTAGCCGTTTTGGTTGAGACGGTCACTGCGCCGATGTTGATCGCGCATAAAGCACCTGTGTGCCTCGAAATGGATATCCCGACGGGGATCCCCGTGCCGACCAACCCCGAGCAAACCGCGGAGTTGCTCCGTGTCCTGACGGCTCAAGCACTTGCTGAAATGCCCGACGGCGGCGACCTGACATTCACCGGTTGTGAGACGTCGCAGGGCATTGAGCTGGAGGTGGCCGATACCGGTTGCCGTATTGAGGAGCGAGAAAAACGTCTGCCGATGGTGGCGGCCGCGATCGACGCAAAACTGCTATGGCAGAACTGTCCGCAAGGCGGCGCCGCAGTGACGATCTGTTTGCCTCGTGCCAGCGGTCAGCGACGCATGGCTGCTTGA
- a CDS encoding PDZ domain-containing protein translates to MKTRRWIAIITVSLLMPLLLPESGHGQGLFRRLRDRLAPQILPPRATPLPPRVPLRTTPAAPRTTTPATGTPPLTRTAPSTAANTATPSTRSSRSLSTALPRASQINPTPGSPASPVAQASASSPAPNPSAPNTLVPTKPLEMSNLGGSILQPFDDTDGSSTDETLRPTIGIQAVEANPGYPGIQVVEIKEYSRADEAGLQKGDYIFAIDQVATPSLASVVEVLGKYQPGDTVRLRIGRDGEVADLDVPLVASPALATLAKPPVASPDSGTQSDPLSPRIGADVRNIPGVRGVAVTDVQPGSPAQQAGMQVDDRIIAIDGQMIQDTAALAEILTTQQPGDSVELQFVRSGQLLSSTVQLVSLAQLQQKTLDAPSDETQGAAAAGETSETAHADDHESAQPSSSKGGLLSGVGSVLGGMFGKNGNTPKPAAPDAAASPAESPSESDPLALPADDTMRAPEIVDAFETLPIPVPEAIEPAAPASQDGLPETASKDDLEKQAEVERLRQELEDLKSKLKELESDKD, encoded by the coding sequence ATGAAAACTCGACGCTGGATAGCCATCATTACGGTCTCCTTATTGATGCCATTGCTGCTGCCCGAATCGGGGCATGGCCAAGGACTCTTTCGCCGCTTGAGAGATCGGCTTGCTCCACAGATCCTGCCTCCCCGAGCCACTCCTCTGCCACCCCGCGTTCCGCTTCGTACCACTCCTGCTGCACCACGCACCACGACGCCAGCGACGGGCACACCACCGCTAACCCGCACCGCACCCAGCACCGCTGCCAACACTGCGACGCCATCCACACGCAGCAGTCGGTCACTCAGCACTGCGTTGCCGCGAGCCAGCCAGATCAATCCGACTCCCGGTTCGCCTGCATCCCCAGTGGCTCAAGCCAGTGCATCGTCACCAGCGCCAAACCCATCCGCACCAAACACGTTGGTGCCAACCAAGCCTCTGGAAATGTCCAATCTGGGCGGCTCCATTTTGCAACCGTTTGACGACACAGACGGATCATCAACAGACGAGACACTTCGTCCGACCATCGGCATCCAAGCCGTTGAGGCTAACCCTGGCTACCCGGGCATCCAAGTCGTTGAAATCAAAGAATACTCACGAGCCGACGAAGCCGGACTTCAGAAAGGTGACTACATCTTCGCGATCGATCAGGTTGCGACGCCATCGCTGGCGAGCGTCGTTGAGGTGCTGGGCAAGTATCAGCCCGGCGATACGGTTCGCTTGCGAATCGGACGCGATGGTGAAGTGGCCGACCTCGATGTTCCTCTCGTCGCGTCTCCAGCATTGGCGACCCTGGCCAAACCGCCTGTCGCATCGCCAGACTCAGGCACGCAAAGCGATCCGCTGTCGCCTCGCATCGGTGCCGACGTGCGCAACATTCCTGGCGTCCGTGGTGTGGCCGTGACCGATGTGCAGCCCGGTTCGCCGGCTCAGCAAGCCGGCATGCAAGTCGACGATCGCATCATCGCGATCGATGGACAGATGATTCAAGACACGGCAGCTCTCGCAGAGATTCTGACAACTCAGCAGCCGGGTGACTCCGTTGAACTGCAATTCGTGCGTTCGGGTCAATTGCTCAGTTCCACCGTTCAATTGGTTTCCCTTGCTCAACTGCAGCAAAAAACACTTGATGCCCCATCAGATGAAACACAGGGAGCAGCGGCTGCCGGAGAAACATCTGAAACCGCCCACGCAGACGATCATGAATCGGCCCAACCGTCATCGAGCAAAGGCGGCTTGCTGAGCGGAGTCGGCTCGGTACTGGGTGGCATGTTCGGCAAGAACGGCAACACACCCAAGCCTGCCGCACCCGATGCGGCTGCGTCACCCGCCGAGTCGCCCAGCGAATCAGATCCGCTCGCCTTGCCCGCGGATGACACGATGAGGGCGCCTGAAATCGTCGACGCCTTTGAAACCCTGCCGATTCCCGTCCCCGAAGCGATCGAGCCCGCGGCTCCTGCGTCGCAGGACGGCCTGCCCGAGACCGCCAGCAAGGACGACCTGGAGAAACAAGCCGAGGTCGAACGTTTGCGTCAAGAGCTCGAGGACTTGAAGAGCAAGCTCAAGGAATTGGAAAGCGACAAGGACTGA